Within the Pseudonocardia alni genome, the region CGACGGGCCCGCAGGAGCGCGTGCTGCTGGTGTGGGACGCGCCCAACATGGACATGAGCCTCGGTTCGCTGCTCGGCGCCCGCCCCACCTCGGCCTACCGTCCGCGGTTCGACGCCGTCGGCCGCTGGCTGCTCGACCTCGCCGGCCCCGAGGCCGAGGCCGAGGCGTGTGTATTCACCAACGTCGCCCCGGGCAGCATCGACATCGTCCGGCCCTGGGTCGAGGCCCTGCGCAACGTGGGTTTCGCCGTCTTCGCCAAGCCGAAGACCAGCGAGGACTCCGACGTCGACGACGACATGCTCGCCCACATCGGCATGCGCTCGGCCGAGGGCAGGCTGCGCCACGTCGTCGTCGCCTCGGGGGACGGGCGGGCGTTCCGGGAGCCGCTGGAGAAGCTCATCGAGGTCGGCACCGACGTCACGGTGATCGGCTTCCGCGAGTACGCCGGGTTCGCGCTGGCCTCGGAGACGCTGTCGTTCCTCGACCTCGAGGACATCGACGGCGTGTTCCGCGAGCCGCTGCCGCGCGTCTCGCTGGAGACCCTGCCCGACGAGGGCGCCTGGCTGCCGCCGTTCCGGTCGCTGCGCTCGCTGCTCGACCGCCGCTGACATGGCGGTCCTCCAGCGGCTCACCGCCCCGGTCGCGCTGCCCTGCACGCCCGGCTTCCCGGTCGTGCGTGACGCGGTCCTCGACGTCGACGACACCGGCCGGATCGCGTTCTTCGGCACGGCCGCCGACGCGCCGGCGACCGACGCCGTGCTGCGGCCGCTGCCCGGGCTCCTCATGCCCGGCATGGTCAACACGCACTGCCACACCCCCATGTCGCTGCTGCGCGGGATGGGCGGCGACCTGCCGCTGATGCCGTGGCTGACCGAGGTCATGTGGCCCGCGGAGGGCCTGCTGACCGAACAGGACGTCCACGCCGGGATGCTCGCGGGCTGCCTGGACCTGCTGCGGACCGGCTGCACCACCAGCGTCGAGATGTACTTCTTCACCGACGCCCTGGCCGACGCCGTCCGCACCGCGGGCTCGCGGGCCGTGCTCACCCCGGGGATCATCGCCGCGCCCGGCTGGGACCGGCTCGGGACCTGGGAGCAGATGCGCGACGACGTCTCCGCCCGGATCGACGCCCATGGCCTGGTCCCCGACGACGACGGCCGGATCGAGCTGGGCTACGGCCCGCACTCGGCCTACACGCTGCCGTCGGGTGCGCTGGAGTCGGTCGCCGCGGCCGCCCGCGAGCGCGGCGCGCTGGTGCACACCCACGTCGCGGAGTCCCGCGGCGAGGACGCCGCCGTGCGCGAGGCCCACGGCTCGGTCCCGGCGATGCTCGACGCGGGCGGCGCGCTCGGCGGGCGGGTGCTGGCCGCGCACTCGGTCCACCTGTCCGACGACGACATCGCCGTCTACGCCCGGCACGGCGTCGCCGTCGCGCACTGTCCCGGCTCGAACGCGAAGCTCGCGGCGGGCACCGCCCGGCTGCTGGACCTGCGCCGGGCCGGGGTCCGGGTGGGTCTGGGCACCGACGGTCCCGCCTCCTGCGACGACCTGGACCTCTGGCACCAGGCGCGGCTCGCCGGGCTGATGGCTCGGGTCGGGGCCGACGACGCCGCCGCCCTCACCGCCGCCGACGTGCTGCTCATGGGCACCGCGGACGCCGCGCACGCGATCGGCCGCGACGACCTCGGCGCGCTGGAGGCCGGACGGCGGGCGGACGTGGTGCACGTCGAGACCGACGACTCCGCGTTCGTCGCGCCGTCGGACGACGCGCAGCTCGTGTCGAACCTGGTGTGGGCAGGCGGCTCCCGCCTGGTCCACGACGTGTGGGTGGGCGGCGAGCAGGTCATCGACGCCGGTGAGCCGACCCGGGCCGACCGCCGGGCGTCACTCGCCGCGGTGCGGTCGATCTCGGCGCGGCTGCGCGGGCAGGTCTGAGCGGTCCCGCGCCCGTCAGCGGCCGAGTACGGCCGCGAGGTGCGGGTCGGTGAAGCGGCGGTCGGGGTCGAACCGATCGCGGACGGCGCGGAACGCCTCCCACCCCGGGTAGGCGACGGCGAGCTCGTCCGGCCCCCAGGCGTGCCGGGTGGTCCAGCAGGGCCGCCCGTCGGCGTCCTCGCAGACCGCGCCCGCGAGCCGGCGGACCGGCTCCTCCGCCGGTCCGCGGGTCCGCAGCCGCAGGTAGGCGGTGTCCCGACCGGACGCCGGGTGCAGCAGACCGGTCTCGGCCCGTCCGGTGCGCACCCGCACGGGACGCAGCTCCCGCCCCCGCGCGGCGACGGCGGCCCCCAGCTCGCGCAGGACCGTCCCGAGCGCGGCACGCGGCACGGCCCACTCGGACAGGTCCGGGTCCCACGGCTGCGGGTCCGGCAGGACCTCGTGCGGCGGCCCGGCCGTGCCGGGCGCCCAGCGCTGCGGCGGCGGCCACCCGGAGCGCAGCCCCACCCCGGAGGACCACCACGACGACGCCAGCCGCGACACCGCCTGCCCCCAGCCGGCGCGCTCGACCGGACCGGTCGCCTCGGGCTCCGGCTCGGCCCAGCGCAGCACCGCGGACCCGGCGTGCGCCGACGGGCTGACCGCGATGTCGCACTCGGTCCAGGCGTGCTCGCCGAGCAGGTCCTCGCCGAGCACCTCGTCGATGCCGACGGCGCGCTCGTGCACCTGCAGCCGCGTGAGCGGGACGGTGCGGAGCTCCAGCGCGGTCGCGATGCCCAGTGCGCCGAGCCCGCAGCGGGCGGCGTCGAGGTCGGGTCCGGTGACGTCGCGGACTGTGCCGCGGCCGTCGACCAACCGGACGGCCCGGACCTGGCCGGACAGCGAGCCCTCCGCGGGGGCGCCGCCGTACATGCCCAGCCCGGTGGCGCCGCCGATGGTGGCGCGGGGCGCGTCGGGCACGGTGGCCAGCGCCCGGCCGGCGGCGGCGAGGGCGACGCAGAGGTCCGCGACGGTCTCCCCGGCCCGCACCCGCACGGTGTCCTCGGCGATCTCGACGACGCCGGTCAGCGCGGACACGTCGAGTAGTACGTCATCGGTCCGGACGAGGGGTCCCGGGGCGCGGCCGCCGGCACCGGTGGGGCGGACGGTGGCGCCCCGTTCCGCGGCCCGTCGCACGGCCGTCACGACGCCGGCCTCGTCGAGCGGGCGGTCGGTGCGCCGGGGGCCGGTCGCGGCGGGATCGGTGCTCATCCCTCGCAGGGTAGAACGCCGAGGGTCACCGTGCGGAACGATTCGAGCACGCGTCGCGGCGCGTCGTACGGCCGTCCGGTGGGACGGCGGTGAACGTGGTGGCGGGTGTGCCGGACGGGACGGCGAAACATGCAGCGAATGCCCTCTTGTGACCCGGACGGCCGCCCGATACGGTCACACTCCGTGGCGATCATGTCGCCACGCGAGTCCGGGACGAGGATGTCCCGCACTCGGCCCCGTCGCCCTGCCCGGAACCGCGCTCCCCACGGCTCCGGTCGGCGCCGACGGCGTCACCGGTGTCGCGCGCGCCACGCCGGTGGCCTCCGCACGCGCGAGGGCCGGGTGCGGTGGTCGGCTCCCTCCGACCATCGCCCCGGCCCTCGCCTTGCGTGCTGACGACCCAGCTCCCCAGCCGGTCGTCACCTCATCCCGCGGTCCCAAGGTGTGTCCGCGGGATGTTCTGGTGCATCCTCGGCGCTCCCGGTCCCCACCGGTCCTGCCGTGCGGCCGTACGCCTGTGGCGTGCGGCTACTCCCCGGGACGCTCCGGGGGTGTCGTGGTTGCCTCGCGTACCGATCCGGTCCCGAAAGGGTGCCGAACGGCCGTACCGCGCCGCCCGTGCCGGCGGAGCGACCGGGCCGGATGCCCGTCCGGTCGCTCGGACGCCGCTCAGGCCGTGCGGGTCAGCCGGTGCCGCCCGGCACCGCCCAGCAGATCGGCGATCGCGGCCCGGTCCGCGGCGCGCTCGGCGTCGCGACGACGGCGCAGCATCACCATGGCGGCGTCGCCCGGTGTGTTCCAGGCGCCGTCGTCCTGCTCCTGCGGCGCGTGGCCGAGCGGCTGCGCCGGGACCGGTGCGACCTCGGCGTGGAACGCGGCGACCGTGTCCCCGGTCGGCCGGACCGCGCCACCGCGGCGGGTCGTGCGGACGGTGCCGCGGTGGACGCGGCGCACGGCGTTGCCGGCGCTCCCGCTCCGCCGGCCGTCCCGCCAGCCCCCGACGGTGAGGGCGTGGAAGATCGGGGTCTCCTCCTGGATCTCGTCGTGCGACTCGTGCCGGCCGGGGAACGGCCAGCTCTCCTGCGCGGCGCGTCGCGCCCGGATCGACGACTCGAGGCCACCCGCAGCGCTGTCGAACTCGTACACCCGCCGTACCTCCTGCTCGCCTGACATGTGGGGACCCACGGCCTGGTCCGTATCGCGTACACCCGGTACCGCCGTTCGGCCCACTCACCCGGTCAACGGGTGACACACGAGAGGGGAAACGGGGGTGACAGTTCTGGTTGCGAGGTCCCCTCGTACGAGTGGCGTGACCGGTCCGGGACTCTCCGTGTTGTCTACGGAGCGTGTTCACCCAGCCTCCTCCTGGAGCAGTCGGTGACGTCGGTTCGGAGTCCGGCCCGTAGGAAGCCCTCGGCGACGGATCCTCGCCTCGGCCCAGGTGACCACGATCCGGCACGTCGCGACCACCATGCGGCGGTGCGTGACCACATCGCCACTCCTTCGTGCCGGTGCGGCCCACGGAGTGTCCACTACACGGGTGTAGTTCGACGGACAGTCACGAATGGCTGTCAGCACTGCTCCGTCCGTCCCGGCGCTGGGCCGTCCGGGGTGCAGTGATCGGGGGCCGGGCCGTCACCGTTGCGTGCACCGCGCCACCCCGGCCGATCCGCCGTACCGTCGTCCCATGACGGAGCGGACCGGGCGGCCCGCCGCTCCTTCCGGGAGCGGCATCCCGCACCCACGGCACGACGACGACCCTGCCCTTCGCGGGCGCGCGTCCGCGGACGGGCACCACGCGGAACCGGCGCAGGCCGCGGACGAGGACTCCGGCGCCGGGCACGCACGTGTGGTCGCCCCGCGGC harbors:
- a CDS encoding NYN domain-containing protein; the encoded protein is MSSGTGQHGRGVPTGPQERVLLVWDAPNMDMSLGSLLGARPTSAYRPRFDAVGRWLLDLAGPEAEAEACVFTNVAPGSIDIVRPWVEALRNVGFAVFAKPKTSEDSDVDDDMLAHIGMRSAEGRLRHVVVASGDGRAFREPLEKLIEVGTDVTVIGFREYAGFALASETLSFLDLEDIDGVFREPLPRVSLETLPDEGAWLPPFRSLRSLLDRR
- a CDS encoding amidohydrolase family protein, encoding MAVLQRLTAPVALPCTPGFPVVRDAVLDVDDTGRIAFFGTAADAPATDAVLRPLPGLLMPGMVNTHCHTPMSLLRGMGGDLPLMPWLTEVMWPAEGLLTEQDVHAGMLAGCLDLLRTGCTTSVEMYFFTDALADAVRTAGSRAVLTPGIIAAPGWDRLGTWEQMRDDVSARIDAHGLVPDDDGRIELGYGPHSAYTLPSGALESVAAAARERGALVHTHVAESRGEDAAVREAHGSVPAMLDAGGALGGRVLAAHSVHLSDDDIAVYARHGVAVAHCPGSNAKLAAGTARLLDLRRAGVRVGLGTDGPASCDDLDLWHQARLAGLMARVGADDAAALTAADVLLMGTADAAHAIGRDDLGALEAGRRADVVHVETDDSAFVAPSDDAQLVSNLVWAGGSRLVHDVWVGGEQVIDAGEPTRADRRASLAAVRSISARLRGQV
- a CDS encoding D-arabinono-1,4-lactone oxidase; amino-acid sequence: MSTDPAATGPRRTDRPLDEAGVVTAVRRAAERGATVRPTGAGGRAPGPLVRTDDVLLDVSALTGVVEIAEDTVRVRAGETVADLCVALAAAGRALATVPDAPRATIGGATGLGMYGGAPAEGSLSGQVRAVRLVDGRGTVRDVTGPDLDAARCGLGALGIATALELRTVPLTRLQVHERAVGIDEVLGEDLLGEHAWTECDIAVSPSAHAGSAVLRWAEPEPEATGPVERAGWGQAVSRLASSWWSSGVGLRSGWPPPQRWAPGTAGPPHEVLPDPQPWDPDLSEWAVPRAALGTVLRELGAAVAARGRELRPVRVRTGRAETGLLHPASGRDTAYLRLRTRGPAEEPVRRLAGAVCEDADGRPCWTTRHAWGPDELAVAYPGWEAFRAVRDRFDPDRRFTDPHLAAVLGR